CTTCGGCGTGCTCCTCTGGGTGGGGGTTATAGGAGTGAGCATGATCGCCGGTTCTGTGGGCTTTGCCGTGGATCTTGTGTTTCCAGAGGGGATTGCAAGTTACGCCTCCGAGCTCCTCCAGGCACCCTTCAACGCCCTGATGATGGAATTTCTAACTGTCGGAGGCGTGGCCTTTTACAGGGAGCTTCAGAAAATGGAAGAGCTGAAAAAGGTGGACGAGGAGCTCCTGGGTCTGGCTTAGCCCCCGTACTTTCTCCTCTTCGCAGCTTCCACGAGTCCATTGAAGACCGGGGCGGGCCTCATCGGCCTCGACTTGAACTCCGGGTGGAACTGGGTGGCTATGAAGTAGCCGTGGTCCGGTAGCTCGAGTATCTCCATTCTCCTCTCGTCGTCCCCGGCGATGCCGCTGAAGACGAGGCCGGCCTTCTCAAACTTCTCTATGTAGTCAGGATTGACCTCCCAGCGGTGGCGGTGGCGCTCGTAGACTATCTCCCTGCCGTAGAGCTTCCTGGCAAGAGTATTGGGCTTGATGTGGACTGGATATGCCCCGAGCCTCATCGTTCCGCCGAGCCTGTCCAGGTCCCTCTGCTCCGGCATCAAATCGACGACGGGGTAAGGTGTCTGCGGGTCTATCTCGGTTGAGTGGGCGCCTTCCAGGCCGAGGACGTTCCTGGCGAACTCCACAACGGTCAGCTGGAAGCCGAAGCAGATCCCCAGGAACGGGATATCGTTCTCCCTGGCGTAGCGTATTGCCATCATCTTGCCCTCGGTTCCCCTCGCGCCGAACCCACCAGGCACGATTATGCCGTCCACGCCCTCGAGGAGTTTAACCCCCTTCTTCTCGACGTCCTCCGCCTCAACCCACCTGATTTTCACCTTGACGTCGTTTGCCACGCTCGAGTGCTTCAGGGCTTCCTTTATGCTGAGGTAGGAGTCAGCCAGTTTAACGTACTTACCGACCACGGCTATCTCCACCGTGTCGGTCAGGGCCTTGTACTTCTCGACTAGCCCACGCCACTCATCGAGCTCCGGCTCTCTCTCCGGAAGGCCGAGTCTTCTCGTGAGGTACCTCGCGAGGCCCTCTTTCTCGAGCATCAGCGGAACCTCGTAGGTGTCCTCGACGTCGTAGGCGCTGATTACAGCCTCGTCGGGGACGTTGGTGAAGAGGCTTATCTTCCTCCTCGCGCTCTCCTCGAGCGGTTCCTCCGAGCGGGCAACTATGGCATCTGGCTGGATCCCGAGGGAGCGCAGCTCCTTGACGCTGTGCTGGGTTGGCTTCGTCTTCTGCTCGCCGACAACGCGGAGCTTCGGCACGTAGGTGACGTGGACGAAGGCGACGTTCTCCCTGCCCTCCTCGATCTGCATCTGCCTCGCCGCCTCGAGGAAGGGCATGCTCTCGATGTCTCCCACCGTTCCTCCTATCTCCACCACCACGACATCGTAGTCCCTCGCTATTCTCCTTATGCGCTCTTTTATCTCGTTGGTTATGTGGGGGATAACCTGGACGGTGGCGCCGAGGTATTCCCCCTTCCTCTCCTTCTCGATGACGGCGGAGTAAACTTTGCCCGTCGTTATGTTGTGGTCAAAGCTGAGGCTCGTGTTGAGGAACCGCTCGTAGTTGCCGAGGTCGAGGTCCACCTCGCCGCCGTCGTCGAGGACAAACACCTCTCCGTGCTGGTAGGGGTTCATCGTTCCCGCGTCGTAGTTTAGATAGGGGTCGATTTTGATGTTCGTCGTTCTGAAGCCCCTGGCCTTCATCAGCATTCCCAGTGAGGCGCTGGTTATGCCCTTCCCGAGACCGCTCACCACACCACCGGTGACGAATATGAACTTTGCCATGGCAAAACCTCCACGGGTTATGTTGCTGGTTGATTGATGAGTGCTTAAAAGCTTTGTCGAGGCTGAAAGGAATACTAGATAGGACCCACACACCACTTAATGATTAACTACGGGTAACCTGCATAGAGATGGATAGAACACCCTGGCCAAAACCTTGGAAGGCGCTGACACCAACCTCAGTACCATGATAAAACAGCTGAGCGCACTGTTGGTGTACCGGAGACTTTTCAAGAAGAAGAAACCGGAGGGGAATCTGATCACTCCTCCAGCTCCAGACCGTCCCCCTCTTCCTCCTCGGTCAGCTCGCGAATCTCGTAGACCTTGAGGGGAACCTTCTTGAGGGCCTTTCCGATGACGGCCTTGGCTATCCTCTCGGCGTGCTCGATGGTCTGGGCGTTGTAGACCTTGATAGTAAGGTACATTCCGACCAGGCCGACAGAGCCTATGACAAAGGCGCTCTCGAAGTGGGCGCCGCAGACGGGACACTGGGAGTAGCCTATCTCAACCCTCACGAAGTCGAGCTTCTCCTTATTGAGTGCCTTGGCGACCTTGCTCACCGCGACGTTTATCGCGTCCTCGCTCGTCTCAACGTCCCTCACGATTATCGGCGCTTCCAAAACGACAACGTAGTCTCCCATGGCTCCCACCTCAGCCGAAGGCAAAAAGCCTGTCGTCCTCTCCCTTGAAGACTCCAAGCCTCACACCAGCGTCTATGAAGCCGTGAGCGTAGTTCAAAGCGGCGAAGGCGGTAACGTAGTCACCTTTCTCGTAGTAGTATCGGGCATCGTTGAAATAGCTCCTCGCCATCGTCAGAAAATCCTCCGCAACGCTCCTCAGAAGACTCTTCTCGTGAACGGCTATTTCAAGGACCTTCAAGGCCTCTTCGGTGATTCTAAAGTACTTCTGGAGCTTTTCCTCCGTTATCTCCCGCCCCACCGGTCTCGCCTCAGCCATCGTTGGAGGGGTCGCTTATAAACCTTACCTCGGAAGCTTTTGGGAAAGCTTCACTGAGAAACTTTTCAAAGCAACGCTTTATCAGAGCTTGTGATTCTTCCCCACAAGGTGCGGTTGATATGGCTTACCCTACCAGACTGCCGTTCCACAAGCCCTAAAACACGGTTCGAACTCTTAAAGCACTCCAACGGAGCGGTAGAGAAGCAAACCCCCTCGCTAAAAATCACCTGGAATTAAGCTGTGCAGGAAGAAGCTACAAACTTTGATG
This Thermococcus cleftensis DNA region includes the following protein-coding sequences:
- the pyrG gene encoding glutamine hydrolyzing CTP synthase yields the protein MAKFIFVTGGVVSGLGKGITSASLGMLMKARGFRTTNIKIDPYLNYDAGTMNPYQHGEVFVLDDGGEVDLDLGNYERFLNTSLSFDHNITTGKVYSAVIEKERKGEYLGATVQVIPHITNEIKERIRRIARDYDVVVVEIGGTVGDIESMPFLEAARQMQIEEGRENVAFVHVTYVPKLRVVGEQKTKPTQHSVKELRSLGIQPDAIVARSEEPLEESARRKISLFTNVPDEAVISAYDVEDTYEVPLMLEKEGLARYLTRRLGLPEREPELDEWRGLVEKYKALTDTVEIAVVGKYVKLADSYLSIKEALKHSSVANDVKVKIRWVEAEDVEKKGVKLLEGVDGIIVPGGFGARGTEGKMMAIRYARENDIPFLGICFGFQLTVVEFARNVLGLEGAHSTEIDPQTPYPVVDLMPEQRDLDRLGGTMRLGAYPVHIKPNTLARKLYGREIVYERHRHRWEVNPDYIEKFEKAGLVFSGIAGDDERRMEILELPDHGYFIATQFHPEFKSRPMRPAPVFNGLVEAAKRRKYGG
- a CDS encoding DUF555 domain-containing protein, producing MGDYVVVLEAPIIVRDVETSEDAINVAVSKVAKALNKEKLDFVRVEIGYSQCPVCGAHFESAFVIGSVGLVGMYLTIKVYNAQTIEHAERIAKAVIGKALKKVPLKVYEIRELTEEEEGDGLELEE
- a CDS encoding DUF357 domain-containing protein, encoding MGREITEEKLQKYFRITEEALKVLEIAVHEKSLLRSVAEDFLTMARSYFNDARYYYEKGDYVTAFAALNYAHGFIDAGVRLGVFKGEDDRLFAFG